From Falco biarmicus isolate bFalBia1 chromosome 18, bFalBia1.pri, whole genome shotgun sequence, one genomic window encodes:
- the CIAO1 gene encoding LOW QUALITY PROTEIN: probable cytosolic iron-sulfur protein assembly protein CIAO1 (The sequence of the model RefSeq protein was modified relative to this genomic sequence to represent the inferred CDS: deleted 4 bases in 4 codons): MRSQAGSASAVQSAVMESAPGSAEARLRSGCFGSPPPAAPRRWSCCGGGAAHPDSRCWFLAWSPGGGLLASCGGDRVIRLWGREGSGWACRAVLSDGHQRTVRRVAWSPCGSYLASASFDATTCIWKKQEDGFECVTTLEGHENEVKSVAWAPSGTLLATCSRDKSVWVWEVDEEEEYECVSVLNSHTQDVKHVVWHPNQELLASASYDDTVKLYHEEEDDWVCCATLEGHESTVWSVAFDRSGERLASCSDDKTVRIWRQYKPGNEEALAGRGVACSGTDPTWKCVCHLSGYHPRTIYDVAWCTLTGALATACGDDAIRVFEESACSQARQPTFSLAAHVPRAHSQDVNCVAWNPKEPGLLASCSDDGEIAFWKYQRPETC, translated from the exons ATGCGCAGCCAGGCGGGCTCGGCCAGCGCCGTGCAGAGCGCCGTGATGGAGAGCGCCCCGGGCAGCGCCGAGGCCAGGCTACGCTCCGGCTGCTTCGGcagcccgccgcccgccgcccc GAGGCGCTGGAGCTGCTGTGGCGGGGGAGCGGCGCATCCCGACTCGCGCTGCTGGTTCCTGGCCTGgagccccggc ggggggctgctggcctCCTGCGGCGGGGACCGCGTCATCCGCCTCTGGGGCAGGGAAG GGTCGGGCTGGGCCTGCCGGGCGGTGCTGAGCGATGGGCACCAGCGCACGGTGCGCAGGGTGGCCTGG TCCCCCTGCGGCTCCTACCTGGCCTCCGCCAGCTTCGATGCCACCACCTGCATctggaagaagcaagaggacGGCTTTGAG tgcGTCACCACGCTGGAGGGGCACGAGAACGAGGTGAAGTCGGTGGCCTGGGCTCCCTCTGGCACCCTGCTCGCCACCTGCAGCCGTGACAAGAGCGTCTGGGTCTGGGAAG tggatgaggaggaggagtacGAGTGCGTCAGCGTCCTCAACTCCCACACGCAGGACGTCAAGCACGTGGTGTGGCACCCCAACCAGGAG CTCCTGGCCTCGGCCAGCTACGACGACACGGTGAAACTGTACCACGAGGAGGAGGACGACTGG GTGTGCTGCGCCACGCTGGAGGGCCACGAGTCGACGGTGTGGAGCGTGGCCTTCGACCGCAGCGGCGAGCGCTTGGCTTCCTGCAGCGACGATAAGACGGTGCGCATCTGGCGCCAGTACAAGCCGGGCAACGAGGAAG CTCTCGCTGGCAGGGGGGTGGCCTGCAGCGGCACCGACCCCACCTGGAAATGCGTCTGCCACCTCTCCGGGTACCACCCCAGGACCATCTACGACGTGGCGTGGTG CACCCTCACCGGGGCGCTGGCGACGGCCTGCGGCGACGACGCCATCCGGGTGTTCGAGGAGAGCGCGTGCTCCCAGGCGCGGCAGCCCACCTTCAGCCTGGCCGCTCACGTGCCCCGCGCC CACTCGCAGGACGTCAACTGCGTGGCCTGGAACCCCAAGGAGCCGGGCCTGCTGGCCTCCTGCAGCGACGACGGCGAGATCGCCTTCTGGAAGTACCAGCGCCCTGAAACTTGTTGA